CCCACCGGTATGGCGGCCCAGAAGACCCGGGCGTTCAGTGCCAGCGTCTGCACGTAGAAGGTGCCGGCCACGGCCACCAGCCCGAAGAAGAGGAAGACGAAAAAATCGGCTAGACCGTGGGAGGCCAGCGGGTAGGGGCCGCCGCTGTAGCTCAGGGCGGAGAGAATCGCCAGGACGCCGATCAGCAATACCGGCCAGCCGGCAACCGCGACCAGGTAGAGGCAGACCCCCCCGGCCAGAGCGAAGGTCGCCATCATGCCCCGTTTGACCGCTTCGGGGGCCAGCAGACCGCTCTGGGTTACCCGCAGCGGCCCCAGGCGGTCGGGGGTATCGATCCCCGCCCGGAAATCGAAATAGTCGTTTGCCAGGTTGACCCCCACCTGCAGCAGGAGCGCCCCCAGCAGGGCCGCAGCAGCCGGGCCCAAGCGGAACTGCCCGGCGGCGAAGGCCAGGGCGGCGCCCACCGCCACCGGTGCCACGGCGGCCGGCAGGGTGCGGGGCCGGGAGGCCAGCAGCCAAATCCGCAGTGTCGAGAGCGTCTTGGGGTCGCTGGGGGGCATGGCGATCGTCAGGGTTGGGGGTTTTCAGCTATGCGGCCGGAGCCCATGGCCTGGCCCGGCGGCGCGGTCCGATCACCGCTCGCGCCTACCTACCATAGGTTGCGGCGAAACTGCAACTTCGCCGCCCGCGCCCCGATGAAAACAGCTGATAACGGTTTTTTGGAGGGGTGTTTCATTCCAGCCGGGTGGCGCTGCATCCAGCGGGTGTCTCCGGAAACGATCCCGGATGAGG
This Desulfobacteraceae bacterium DNA region includes the following protein-coding sequences:
- a CDS encoding 1,4-dihydroxy-2-naphthoate polyprenyltransferase, whose amino-acid sequence is MPPSDPKTLSTLRIWLLASRPRTLPAAVAPVAVGAALAFAAGQFRLGPAAAALLGALLLQVGVNLANDYFDFRAGIDTPDRLGPLRVTQSGLLAPEAVKRGMMATFALAGGVCLYLVAVAGWPVLLIGVLAILSALSYSGGPYPLASHGLADFFVFLFFGLVAVAGTFYVQTLALNARVFWAAIPVGLLITAILVVNNLRDIATDARSGKRTLAVRLGPRGARLQYALLVSAAYAAPAAGWLAGATPFWGLLCFLSFPRALQLIRRIAEARGAALNPVLGATANLALGFSLLLALGLILAA